One genomic segment of Thermodesulfobacterium sp. TA1 includes these proteins:
- a CDS encoding PilW family protein, producing MQFSVRCLKTRGYSLIELLIASFIGLLVIAAMFGFYWVAQNTFTQIRYLTSVKEQTKGGLAQLEWFFQRWGFGVPCSNLNNPETCTQVLVDNNSTSRFPYPPQTSLYLRLAQNNPCDEVWFYGTLGGEGFITRVVGTDNVAVMSCRLSIESRHNCYHIWRRRSHFVNKDTTSNGSACYNTNVFNITTNEYPIVFSLSGLSQNNLDCSRETNPDNAQLNIQATVYDGRIEDYNGTQRILTDRINLEGGDLLIRTPHLIHFFCNQNPNDQNNLWLYVEATDVASSCNSNEPAMPIARVNSFKVLSQNNGVLVRIEVVTTERKFGTETPKIIRVERFFGR from the coding sequence ATGCAATTTTCAGTAAGATGTTTAAAAACCAGAGGGTATTCTCTTATAGAACTTTTGATTGCTTCATTTATAGGTCTTTTGGTTATAGCTGCCATGTTTGGATTTTATTGGGTTGCACAAAATACTTTTACTCAAATAAGATATCTTACCTCGGTGAAAGAACAAACCAAAGGTGGACTTGCACAACTTGAATGGTTTTTTCAAAGATGGGGGTTTGGGGTCCCCTGTTCAAACCTAAACAATCCTGAAACTTGTACTCAAGTTTTGGTTGATAACAACTCCACCTCCCGTTTTCCTTATCCTCCTCAAACCTCTCTTTACTTAAGATTAGCGCAAAACAACCCTTGCGATGAAGTTTGGTTTTACGGAACCCTCGGAGGAGAAGGATTTATTACCAGAGTTGTCGGAACAGATAATGTAGCTGTCATGAGTTGTAGGTTAAGCATAGAAAGTAGACATAACTGTTATCATATATGGAGAAGAAGGTCTCATTTTGTTAACAAAGATACAACCTCTAATGGTTCAGCTTGTTATAATACTAACGTCTTTAATATTACAACTAATGAATATCCGATAGTATTTAGCCTTTCAGGGCTATCCCAAAACAATCTTGATTGTTCCCGTGAAACCAATCCAGACAATGCTCAACTAAACATTCAAGCTACTGTCTATGATGGTAGGATAGAAGATTACAACGGAACCCAAAGAATTTTAACCGATAGAATAAATTTAGAAGGAGGAGACCTTCTCATAAGAACTCCTCATCTAATACACTTTTTTTGTAATCAAAACCCAAACGACCAAAACAACCTTTGGCTTTATGTAGAGGCAACAGACGTAGCCTCAAGCTGTAATAGTAACGAACCTGCTATGCCTATAGCAAGGGTAAACAGTTTTAAGGTTTTATCTCAGAATAACGGGGTTTTAGTGAGAATAGAGGTAGTTACCACAGAGAGAAAATTTGGGACTGAAACTCCCAAAATTATAAGGGTTGAAAGATTTTTTGGGAGGTAA
- a CDS encoding MFS transporter — protein sequence MKPATLFIVLLGLVSLFSDMTYEGARSITGPFLLTLGASGAVVGFVSGVGEFLGYALRIVSGWFTDKTGKYWGITIVGYLTNLLTIPALALVGQWQLAVMLIMLERIGKAIRTPARDAMLSHATIEIGRGWGFGLHEAMDQIGAMLGPLIVALVFYLNGGYREAFGVLIIPAVLAISILLWAKFLYPSPKELEVKTLQVETKDLSRVYWIYLIAVALNGAGYADFPLIAYHFKKVGIVAEQWIPVFYAIAMGVDALTALLFGYLFDRKGLSVLIFSIVLSAGFAPLCFLGGFYGAVLGMILWGIGMGAQESIMRSAVAWLVPKEKRGIGYGVFNTGYGLFWFLGSTVLGLLYDFSIFALILTSVVLQLLAIPLLLKVRKYYVKF from the coding sequence ATGAAGCCGGCTACCTTATTTATCGTTTTGCTCGGTTTGGTAAGCTTGTTTTCAGACATGACCTATGAAGGAGCAAGAAGTATCACCGGTCCTTTTCTTTTAACCCTTGGGGCTTCTGGTGCGGTAGTAGGGTTTGTTTCAGGGGTAGGGGAGTTTTTAGGGTATGCTTTGAGAATTGTTTCAGGCTGGTTTACCGATAAGACAGGTAAATATTGGGGAATTACCATAGTAGGATATTTAACCAATCTATTAACCATCCCGGCATTAGCCTTGGTTGGACAATGGCAATTAGCGGTTATGCTAATTATGTTAGAAAGGATTGGCAAGGCGATAAGGACCCCAGCAAGGGATGCGATGCTTAGCCATGCAACCATAGAAATCGGCAGGGGATGGGGATTTGGCCTTCATGAGGCGATGGACCAAATCGGGGCTATGCTTGGTCCGTTGATAGTAGCTCTGGTTTTTTATTTAAACGGTGGTTATAGAGAGGCCTTTGGGGTTTTAATTATCCCTGCGGTTTTGGCCATATCTATTTTGCTTTGGGCTAAGTTTTTATATCCCTCTCCTAAGGAATTGGAGGTAAAAACCCTGCAGGTAGAAACCAAAGATTTAAGTAGGGTTTACTGGATTTATCTCATAGCGGTTGCTTTAAACGGGGCAGGATACGCTGATTTTCCTTTAATCGCCTATCATTTCAAGAAGGTAGGTATAGTTGCTGAACAATGGATACCTGTGTTTTACGCGATAGCCATGGGGGTTGATGCCTTGACTGCGCTTTTATTTGGATACTTGTTTGATAGAAAAGGCCTTTCTGTTCTTATTTTTTCGATTGTTTTATCAGCAGGTTTTGCTCCTCTTTGTTTTTTGGGAGGGTTTTACGGAGCAGTCCTTGGGATGATTTTATGGGGTATAGGTATGGGCGCACAGGAGTCTATCATGAGGTCAGCGGTTGCTTGGCTTGTACCTAAGGAAAAAAGAGGAATAGGATACGGGGTTTTCAACACAGGATATGGATTGTTCTGGTTTTTAGGTAGCACGGTTTTAGGTCTGTTGTATGATTTTTCTATTTTTGCCCTTATACTGACTTCAGTAGTACTTCAACTTTTAGCTATACCTTTGCTTTTAAAGGTCAGAAAATATTATGTTAAATTTTAA
- the purB gene encoding adenylosuccinate lyase, whose product MIPRYTRPVMAKLWSPEEKLRAWCLVEFYACEAWYKLGKVPEEDYQKIKEKLAPYLEEGGFTEANVKRVEEIEKETKHDVIAFLTHLAEIIGPSARYLHLGMTSSDMLDTAMAWLMKRAMEIILDDLIRIKEVLKIRAYEFKDTLMIGRTHGIHAEPITFGLKLALWYEEMKRNEKRLRNALECISYGKISGAVGTFAHVPPEVEAYVCEKLGLKTAPVSNQIIQRDRYAEYMASLAILGTTVEKIATEIRHLQRTEVLEAEEFFSPGQKGSSAMPHKRNPILSENLCGLARLLRGYLIPALENVALWHERDISHSSAERVIVPDATTIADFMLARLEGLLKNLVVYPENMEKNFNLLRGLTFSQQVMLALVEKGMVREEAYKIVQELAMKVWKDKSLNFKDLVVEDPRIGKFLTKEEIEGIFDVKYYLRYVDQIFARVFG is encoded by the coding sequence ATGATACCCAGATATACCCGCCCGGTGATGGCTAAACTCTGGAGTCCCGAAGAAAAACTGAGGGCCTGGTGTCTGGTAGAGTTTTACGCCTGTGAGGCTTGGTACAAACTTGGTAAAGTACCAGAAGAGGATTATCAGAAAATTAAAGAAAAGCTTGCTCCTTATTTAGAAGAAGGAGGTTTTACTGAAGCAAACGTTAAAAGGGTAGAAGAAATAGAAAAAGAGACTAAGCATGACGTGATAGCCTTTCTAACCCATCTGGCTGAAATTATAGGACCTTCCGCAAGATATCTTCATCTTGGGATGACCTCTTCTGACATGCTTGATACCGCTATGGCCTGGTTGATGAAAAGGGCTATGGAGATCATCTTAGACGATTTAATAAGAATAAAAGAGGTGCTTAAAATTAGGGCCTATGAATTTAAAGATACTCTAATGATAGGAAGAACTCACGGTATCCATGCAGAACCTATTACTTTTGGATTAAAGCTTGCGCTATGGTACGAAGAGATGAAAAGAAACGAAAAAAGGCTGAGAAACGCCCTTGAGTGTATCTCTTATGGAAAAATCTCTGGTGCGGTGGGAACTTTTGCTCACGTGCCTCCAGAAGTGGAAGCTTATGTTTGCGAAAAACTGGGACTAAAAACGGCTCCGGTTTCTAATCAGATAATCCAAAGAGATAGATATGCCGAATACATGGCCTCTCTTGCTATTTTAGGGACTACAGTAGAAAAAATAGCTACAGAAATAAGGCATCTTCAAAGAACCGAGGTGCTTGAAGCAGAAGAGTTTTTTTCGCCTGGACAAAAAGGGTCATCTGCAATGCCTCATAAGAGAAACCCTATCCTTTCTGAAAATCTCTGCGGGCTTGCCAGGCTTTTAAGAGGTTATTTAATCCCAGCACTTGAAAATGTTGCCTTATGGCATGAAAGAGACATCAGCCATTCTTCGGCTGAAAGGGTTATCGTGCCTGACGCTACTACCATCGCAGATTTTATGTTAGCTCGTTTAGAGGGCTTGCTAAAAAACTTGGTGGTATATCCTGAAAACATGGAGAAAAATTTTAACCTTTTAAGGGGCCTCACCTTTTCTCAACAAGTGATGCTGGCTTTAGTAGAAAAAGGCATGGTAAGGGAAGAGGCTTATAAAATCGTGCAGGAATTGGCTATGAAAGTATGGAAAGATAAAAGCCTTAACTTTAAAGACTTGGTGGTTGAAGACCCAAGGATAGGGAAATTTT
- a CDS encoding pilus assembly PilX N-terminal domain-containing protein: protein MKKKGFALVTALILCFVLSVIGTAAITLSYISYQTSMAEKNFYLAEKAANVCLLAAVDEINRTGFCGNQEYTASGLGYQLPYGTTCKVTSTQSTNICFLRAEGQARSSRVFKTTIIQGFYGAGLYTVRGGVSASYSGGLLTGCDAANNCTVPAFIASSGTINLGSATPRYCPQTSSTGIWGNPPTYTNAAFRDLVPLFFNVNCFASDFYNPNYRCNYGLTDALRDTYGWVYRNNNQTYFTPYPNDQPSNNATDFYFSPYGEPVINPTLKSDLSSPSSITSIPCSFINNSTSYNLNNFCSDYYYPNPTCGNYTIVFTTSSTITLTGTLPSNCGGTDISSRWVTIFLPKGGTINNLNGNLPVSQTSLGEWRYRLNIYSGGPLTISNGLNFTRILTNATVNISSGITINNSTVIQVLNHETENNNANAPQNLINSRTTYFYDSKIISRHIRFVNNHFYAFRTLLYLYANACPNCVRNTSDPNQNPCYTGSNYYRCGWYGGSYNAYIGMYGNGTYLLPDRTPLTSIVINNNSIVRSSNFYIAGIYFGQDVNYLLGSVSVIRGFLVRNFPPNLSLRIGFNSNTNFQFKLDAINSLRYDPLSRRGFWFVRKVECIREKPTPAYFSIITRMTTW from the coding sequence ATGAAAAAAAAGGGCTTTGCTTTGGTTACAGCCCTAATCTTATGTTTTGTTTTAAGTGTTATAGGGACTGCTGCCATTACTCTTTCTTATATTTCTTATCAAACAAGTATGGCGGAAAAGAACTTTTATCTTGCAGAAAAAGCGGCTAATGTCTGTCTTTTGGCTGCGGTAGATGAAATAAACCGAACAGGCTTTTGTGGTAACCAAGAGTATACCGCTTCAGGTTTAGGATATCAACTTCCCTATGGAACCACCTGTAAAGTAACCTCTACCCAAAGTACTAACATCTGCTTTTTAAGGGCTGAAGGTCAGGCAAGAAGTTCAAGGGTTTTTAAAACTACTATCATACAAGGATTTTATGGAGCTGGTTTGTATACGGTAAGAGGCGGGGTTAGTGCTTCTTATTCTGGTGGGTTGCTTACAGGCTGCGATGCAGCCAATAACTGCACCGTTCCTGCTTTCATAGCCTCAAGTGGAACTATAAACTTAGGAAGCGCAACTCCTCGATATTGTCCACAAACAAGTAGTACAGGAATTTGGGGGAATCCACCCACTTATACTAATGCCGCATTTAGAGACCTTGTTCCACTTTTTTTTAATGTAAACTGTTTTGCTTCTGACTTCTACAACCCAAACTACAGATGTAATTACGGATTAACAGACGCTCTAAGAGACACTTATGGATGGGTTTATAGAAATAATAATCAAACCTATTTTACTCCGTATCCTAACGATCAGCCTTCAAACAATGCAACCGATTTTTATTTTTCTCCCTATGGAGAACCTGTGATAAATCCTACTCTAAAATCAGATTTAAGCTCCCCTTCTTCTATAACATCTATCCCCTGCAGTTTTATCAATAATAGTACTTCTTATAACCTTAATAACTTCTGTAGTGATTATTATTATCCCAATCCAACATGTGGAAACTATACTATCGTGTTTACAACAAGTAGTACAATTACGCTTACTGGAACTTTACCTTCAAATTGTGGAGGTACAGACATATCTTCTCGGTGGGTTACGATTTTCTTACCAAAAGGGGGAACTATAAACAATCTCAACGGTAACTTACCAGTTTCTCAGACCTCTTTGGGAGAGTGGAGGTATCGTTTAAACATCTATTCTGGAGGACCCTTAACCATTTCAAATGGATTAAACTTTACAAGGATCTTAACCAACGCAACCGTTAATATATCCTCAGGTATAACCATTAATAATTCCACCGTTATCCAAGTTCTTAACCACGAAACAGAAAATAATAACGCTAACGCACCTCAAAACCTCATAAACAGTAGAACAACCTATTTTTATGATTCTAAAATCATAAGTAGACATATACGGTTTGTAAACAATCATTTTTATGCATTTAGAACTCTTTTGTATCTTTATGCTAATGCTTGTCCTAATTGTGTAAGAAATACAAGCGACCCTAATCAAAATCCTTGTTATACAGGGTCTAATTACTATAGATGTGGTTGGTATGGTGGTAGCTACAATGCTTATATAGGCATGTATGGCAACGGAACCTATCTTTTACCCGATAGAACCCCTTTAACCTCTATCGTAATAAATAATAATTCTATCGTAAGGTCTTCCAATTTTTATATAGCTGGAATTTATTTTGGTCAGGATGTAAACTATTTATTAGGTAGTGTAAGTGTTATAAGAGGCTTTTTAGTAAGAAATTTTCCCCCTAATCTTTCCCTTCGAATAGGTTTTAATTCAAATACCAACTTCCAGTTTAAACTTGATGCTATCAATTCTTTGAGATATGACCCTCTCAGTAGGAGAGGCTTTTGGTTTGTAAGAAAGGTTGAGTGTATAAGGGAGAAACCAACCCCAGCTTATTTTTCTATTATAACCAGGATGACCACTTGGTAA
- the surE gene encoding 5'/3'-nucleotidase SurE produces the protein MKLLLTNDDGIYAEGLCALYNALSLEHEVYIVAPEAERSAVGHAITIHYPLRVTKVKRGKTFWGYAVSGTPADCVKLAIYELIGPVDLVISGINRGANVGVNLVYSGTVSAATEAKILGYSSLAVSIDSYEDIDYCFAANFIAKFLDVLKQLPLSKPFCLNLNFPNCNPSEIKGIKFVRQSKARLKEVFEKRFDLHGKAYYWQGAEEHTETDPDTDVIALKQGYITITPIHFDLTNHNYLKILKKHHLNFSLDF, from the coding sequence ATGAAGCTCCTGCTTACCAACGACGACGGTATCTACGCAGAAGGGCTTTGTGCACTTTATAACGCCCTTTCCTTAGAACACGAGGTTTATATCGTAGCCCCTGAGGCAGAAAGAAGTGCTGTAGGACATGCCATCACTATCCATTATCCCCTTAGGGTAACCAAGGTAAAAAGAGGAAAAACCTTTTGGGGATATGCCGTAAGTGGTACCCCTGCTGATTGTGTAAAATTAGCCATCTATGAACTTATCGGACCGGTAGACCTTGTGATTTCAGGGATTAACCGAGGGGCTAACGTTGGGGTTAATTTAGTTTATTCTGGAACGGTCTCAGCAGCCACTGAAGCCAAAATTTTAGGATACTCCTCTTTAGCAGTTTCTATAGACAGCTATGAAGATATAGACTATTGTTTTGCTGCCAATTTTATAGCTAAATTTTTAGACGTCTTAAAACAATTACCTCTAAGCAAGCCCTTTTGTCTTAACCTTAATTTCCCAAACTGCAATCCCTCAGAGATAAAAGGTATAAAATTTGTAAGACAATCCAAAGCAAGACTTAAAGAAGTTTTTGAGAAGAGGTTTGACCTTCATGGAAAGGCTTACTATTGGCAAGGAGCAGAAGAGCACACAGAAACCGACCCAGACACAGACGTTATCGCCCTAAAACAAGGCTACATAACCATTACCCCGATACACTTTGACCTAACCAACCATAACTACCTCAAAATTTTAAAAAAACATCACTTAAATTTTAGCTTAGATTTTTAA
- a CDS encoding type II secretion system protein, producing MDTCNHKNRLSNSGYSLVELLAVISLIGILVSLSIPYMSKFIRYTKYQNYCNSLEILVRQAKILAMERSTNIGICVDDERTVKIFDTGTARTYICTGTPIRTLQIEDKDTSFVRFSGSGASFDPRGFAIFNGNVCVYNSEKNVYFLLCISRFGGIRVETGNGGCRSCPN from the coding sequence GTGGATACCTGCAACCATAAAAATAGACTTTCTAATTCAGGCTATTCTTTAGTAGAACTTTTAGCCGTAATTTCTCTTATAGGAATTTTGGTTAGCCTATCTATCCCTTATATGTCCAAGTTTATAAGGTATACTAAATATCAAAATTACTGTAATTCTTTAGAAATTCTTGTAAGACAAGCAAAAATTCTTGCTATGGAAAGAAGCACTAACATAGGAATTTGTGTAGATGATGAGAGAACGGTGAAAATTTTTGATACGGGCACAGCTAGAACTTATATCTGTACAGGTACACCTATAAGAACACTTCAGATTGAAGATAAAGATACTTCTTTTGTTAGATTTTCTGGAAGCGGAGCTTCCTTTGACCCAAGAGGTTTTGCTATTTTTAACGGTAATGTTTGTGTTTATAACAGTGAAAAAAACGTATATTTTCTGTTGTGTATAAGTAGGTTTGGGGGAATAAGGGTAGAAACCGGAAACGGAGGATGTAGAAGTTGCCCAAACTAA
- a CDS encoding putative metalloprotease CJM1_0395 family protein, with product MDVKPAGSEPVNPWFSKRAETLEDLKVRMLIQKLKIREKQVISHEMAHKTVGGKYAGSVHYEYTRGPDGRFYITGGEVSIDLSEEDSPEKTIRKMQIVRAAALAPADPSPQDLQVAQAATIKEIKARQELALLKEKEQSQPKGKLLNTKA from the coding sequence ATGGATGTTAAACCTGCAGGCTCAGAACCGGTTAATCCTTGGTTTAGTAAAAGGGCCGAAACCTTAGAGGACCTCAAAGTCCGGATGTTGATACAAAAACTTAAGATCAGAGAAAAACAAGTGATCTCCCATGAAATGGCGCATAAAACCGTCGGTGGTAAGTATGCAGGAAGCGTTCATTACGAGTATACCAGAGGTCCTGACGGAAGGTTTTACATCACAGGAGGAGAAGTAAGTATAGACCTTTCAGAGGAAGACTCACCAGAAAAAACCATAAGAAAAATGCAAATCGTAAGGGCTGCAGCTTTAGCCCCTGCAGACCCATCACCTCAAGACCTTCAAGTAGCCCAGGCGGCAACGATTAAAGAAATAAAAGCCAGACAGGAATTAGCCCTTTTAAAAGAAAAGGAACAATCCCAACCCAAAGGAAAACTTCTAAATACCAAAGCCTAA
- a CDS encoding HAD-IA family hydrolase: MRINSIKAVFFDVEGTFLQISPSVGEVYARFWREKGYEVSPSEVMERFVKAFRDKFKHDRVDRWTQELCKKGWYQVFEKTFESFKNAPCFDEVFQKSWDFFATKDCVVLAEDFPEILRLLKKEKIKTAVISNWDARLRNILRELGLEDLLDEVFIGCEVGYLKPDLRLYQTALEVLGVKPEETLMIGDSIENDVKPAKALGILTYHYQGEPFLEVYRKIFQF, encoded by the coding sequence ATGCGGATAAACTCGATAAAAGCAGTGTTTTTTGATGTGGAAGGAACATTTTTACAGATTTCTCCTTCGGTAGGAGAGGTTTATGCCCGGTTTTGGAGAGAAAAGGGGTATGAAGTTTCTCCTTCTGAGGTGATGGAAAGGTTTGTTAAAGCTTTTAGAGATAAATTTAAACACGATAGGGTTGACCGCTGGACCCAGGAGCTTTGTAAAAAAGGCTGGTATCAAGTGTTTGAAAAGACCTTTGAGTCTTTTAAAAATGCCCCTTGTTTTGATGAGGTTTTTCAAAAAAGCTGGGATTTTTTTGCTACCAAAGATTGCGTAGTTTTAGCCGAGGATTTTCCAGAAATTTTAAGACTCCTAAAAAAAGAAAAAATAAAAACTGCGGTAATTTCTAACTGGGATGCAAGGTTAAGAAACATCTTGAGAGAGCTGGGGTTAGAAGATCTTTTGGATGAGGTTTTTATAGGTTGTGAAGTAGGCTATCTAAAGCCTGATTTAAGACTTTATCAAACGGCCTTGGAAGTCTTGGGGGTGAAACCAGAAGAAACCCTTATGATAGGAGATTCTATAGAAAATGACGTAAAACCTGCTAAGGCCTTAGGTATACTTACCTATCATTATCAGGGAGAGCCTTTTTTAGAGGTTTATCGGAAAATTTTTCAGTTTTAG